One genomic segment of Nocardia spumae includes these proteins:
- a CDS encoding cation-translocating P-type ATPase, with protein MSITEQQARAPGLTAAEVAQRVRDGQTNDVPDRASRSVADIVRANVLTRINAILGVLFVLVLATGSIIDGMFGLLIVANSVVGIVQELRAKRTLDKLAIVGQAKPVVRRDGAAAEIGPQDVVLDDVIELGPGDQIVVDGEVVECELLEVDESLLTGEADPIDKAVGAKVMSGSYVVAGSGAYRATKVGKDAYAAQLADEASKFTLVDSELRSGIDTILKVITYLLIPAGLVTIYNQLFSSHESWRQALNGMVAALVPMVPEGLVLMTSIAFAVGVVRLGQRQCLVQELPAIEGLARVDVVCADKTGTLTENGMRLSELRVVGDVPERQLHAVLAALAHDDPRPNASVLAIAEAMTEDPDWSATGVAPFSSAKKWSGISYGEHGNWLLGAPDVLLDSGSDIAATAQDIGAQGLRVLLLASSDRPVDDPAAPGTVRPQALVVLEQKVRPDARETLDYFADQDVSIKVISGDNAVSVGAVASSLGLTGGEHAVDARRLPSGQDELADVLDRETTFGRVRPDQKRAMVSALQSRGHTVAMTGDGVNDVLALKDADIGVAMGSGSPATRAVAQIVLLDNRFATLPYVVGEGRRVIGNIERVSNLFLTKTVYSVLLAFLVGVAGIGSQIFHYAPLSYPFLPRHVTIAAWFTIGIPAFILSLAPNNERARTGFVRRVLRLAVPSGTVIGVMTFIAYLIAYWSADQSLDEEARSVQTGTTALITLLVIAVWVLAIVARPWNWWKILLIAGSIAGYLILFTVPFTRHFFKLDPSNATLTGAAFVCGAIGIVLVEVAWWVTAMVTGEQRHLFPEEPGRNH; from the coding sequence ATGTCGATCACCGAGCAGCAAGCGCGCGCACCGGGTCTGACCGCGGCCGAGGTCGCACAGCGCGTTCGTGACGGGCAAACCAACGATGTGCCGGATCGGGCGAGCCGCTCGGTTGCCGACATCGTCCGGGCCAATGTCCTCACCCGCATCAACGCCATCCTCGGTGTGCTGTTCGTGCTGGTCCTGGCCACCGGATCGATCATCGACGGCATGTTCGGCCTGCTGATCGTGGCCAACAGTGTGGTCGGCATCGTGCAGGAATTGCGGGCCAAGCGCACCCTCGACAAGCTCGCCATCGTCGGTCAGGCCAAACCGGTGGTGCGCCGTGACGGCGCCGCGGCCGAGATCGGTCCCCAGGACGTGGTGCTCGACGACGTGATCGAGCTGGGGCCCGGCGATCAGATCGTGGTCGACGGTGAGGTCGTCGAATGCGAACTGCTCGAGGTCGACGAATCGTTGCTGACCGGTGAGGCCGATCCGATCGACAAGGCCGTCGGCGCGAAGGTCATGTCCGGCAGCTACGTGGTCGCCGGATCGGGCGCGTACCGGGCGACCAAGGTCGGCAAGGACGCCTACGCCGCGCAACTGGCCGATGAGGCCTCGAAGTTCACGCTGGTCGATTCCGAGTTGCGCAGCGGTATCGACACGATCTTGAAGGTCATCACCTACCTGCTGATCCCGGCCGGTCTGGTGACCATCTACAACCAGCTGTTCTCCAGCCACGAGTCCTGGCGGCAGGCACTCAACGGGATGGTCGCCGCCCTGGTGCCGATGGTGCCCGAGGGGCTGGTGCTGATGACCTCGATCGCCTTCGCTGTCGGCGTGGTGCGGCTGGGACAGCGTCAGTGCCTGGTCCAGGAATTGCCGGCGATCGAGGGGCTGGCCCGCGTGGATGTGGTCTGCGCGGACAAGACGGGCACGCTCACCGAGAACGGCATGCGGCTGTCGGAGCTGCGGGTCGTCGGCGATGTGCCCGAGCGGCAGTTGCACGCGGTGCTGGCCGCCCTCGCCCACGACGATCCGCGCCCCAACGCCAGCGTGCTGGCCATCGCCGAGGCGATGACCGAGGATCCGGACTGGTCCGCGACCGGGGTGGCGCCGTTCAGCTCGGCCAAGAAGTGGAGCGGTATCTCCTACGGTGAGCACGGCAACTGGTTGCTCGGCGCGCCGGATGTCCTGCTCGACTCCGGCTCCGATATCGCCGCCACCGCGCAGGACATCGGCGCGCAGGGGCTGCGGGTGCTGCTGCTGGCCTCCTCGGATCGCCCGGTGGACGATCCCGCCGCACCGGGCACGGTGCGCCCGCAGGCGCTGGTCGTGCTGGAACAGAAGGTGCGCCCCGATGCCCGCGAGACCTTGGATTACTTTGCCGATCAGGATGTTTCGATCAAGGTGATCTCGGGCGACAACGCGGTCTCGGTCGGCGCGGTGGCCTCCTCGCTCGGACTGACCGGTGGCGAGCACGCGGTCGATGCCCGGCGGTTGCCGTCCGGACAGGACGAATTGGCCGATGTGCTGGACCGTGAGACCACTTTCGGCCGGGTGCGCCCGGATCAGAAGCGCGCGATGGTGAGTGCGCTGCAGTCGCGCGGGCACACCGTCGCGATGACCGGTGACGGCGTCAACGACGTCCTGGCGCTCAAGGATGCCGATATCGGTGTGGCGATGGGCTCTGGCAGCCCGGCCACCCGCGCGGTCGCGCAGATCGTCCTGCTGGACAACCGTTTCGCCACCCTGCCGTACGTGGTGGGTGAGGGCCGGCGGGTGATCGGCAATATCGAACGGGTCTCGAATCTGTTCCTGACCAAGACCGTGTACTCGGTGCTGCTGGCCTTCCTGGTGGGGGTGGCCGGAATCGGTTCGCAGATCTTCCATTACGCGCCGCTGTCGTATCCGTTCCTGCCCCGCCACGTCACCATCGCGGCCTGGTTCACCATCGGCATCCCGGCCTTCATCCTGTCGCTGGCACCCAACAACGAAAGGGCGCGAACGGGTTTCGTCCGGCGGGTGCTGCGCCTGGCGGTGCCGTCGGGAACGGTGATCGGGGTGATGACCTTCATCGCCTACCTGATCGCCTACTGGAGCGCCGACCAGAGCCTGGACGAGGAAGCGCGATCGGTGCAGACGGGGACCACGGCGCTGATCACGCTGCTGGTGATCGCGGTATGGGTACTGGCGATCGTGGCGCGGCCGTGGAACTGGTGGAAGATCCTGCTGATCGCCGGATCGATCGCGGGCTATCTGATCCTGTTCACGGTGCCGTTCACCCGGCACTTCTTCAAGCTCGACCCGTCCAACGCCACCCTGACCGGTGCGGCGTTCGTCTGCGGGGCCATCGGCATCGTGCTGGTCGAGGTGGCGTGGTGGGTCACGGCCATGGTGACCGGGGAACAGCGCCATCTCTTCCCCGAGGAGCCGGGCCGAAATCACTGA